From Cellulosimicrobium cellulans, the proteins below share one genomic window:
- a CDS encoding DUF6325 family protein has translation MATSTFGPVEIVAIAFPADRIPAGVQASVLEVLAEGTVTLLDLAVVRRSDAGDVEVIEVTDLGDELEITDVELTGAGLAGEEDLDAVAAGLAPGTSALVLVVEHTWARGVIAATSAADGVVLLSERIPAEVVNEVADLALVED, from the coding sequence ATGGCAACGTCCACCTTCGGCCCGGTCGAGATCGTCGCGATCGCCTTCCCTGCCGACCGCATCCCGGCCGGTGTCCAGGCCTCCGTCCTCGAGGTGCTCGCGGAGGGCACCGTCACGCTCCTCGACCTCGCGGTCGTGCGGCGCTCCGACGCCGGTGACGTCGAGGTCATCGAGGTGACCGACCTGGGCGACGAGCTGGAGATCACGGACGTCGAGCTCACGGGTGCGGGCCTCGCGGGCGAGGAGGACCTCGACGCGGTCGCCGCCGGGCTCGCCCCGGGCACGTCGGCCCTCGTCCTCGTCGTCGAGCACACGTGGGCCCGCGGCGTGATCGCCGCGACCAGCGCGGCCGACGGCGTCGTGCTGCTCAGCGAGCGCATCCCGGCCGAGGTCGTCAACGAGGTCGCGGACCTCGCGCTCGTCGAGGACTGA
- a CDS encoding SHOCT domain-containing protein → MPIRRIGRPGLIGTAARTAVIAGTASATAGAVQRHQANRAQQSWEAQQAEAAQEQARLEAAAQQAAAQYAAQPAPAAPAAAPAQDDLLGQLERLGQLHASGVLSDAEFAAAKAKLLG, encoded by the coding sequence ATGCCCATCCGTCGTATCGGCCGTCCCGGGCTCATCGGGACCGCCGCCCGTACCGCCGTCATCGCGGGCACCGCGTCCGCGACCGCGGGCGCCGTGCAGCGCCACCAGGCGAACCGTGCCCAGCAGTCGTGGGAGGCCCAGCAGGCCGAGGCCGCGCAGGAGCAGGCTCGCCTCGAGGCGGCGGCCCAGCAGGCCGCGGCCCAGTACGCCGCCCAGCCCGCGCCGGCCGCACCCGCTGCGGCTCCGGCGCAGGACGACCTGCTCGGCCAGCTCGAGCGGCTCGGACAGCTCCACGCCTCGGGCGTGCTGAGCGACGCCGAGTTCGCCGCCGCCAAGGCCAAGCTGCTCGGCTGA
- a CDS encoding DUF1269 domain-containing protein, protein MATFTVWKFDSPEGADTASRILHDSASEHAIRIIDTAVVTWPEGAAKPTTRHGHQDEWRGTGWGAFWGLLLGSLFFAPVLGAAAGAAIGASSKAMAAVGIDKDQLDRIREGVTPGSSALFVVTEDGDLDRVGERFHGTHGKLVATNLTDAERSTLLETFD, encoded by the coding sequence ATGGCCACGTTCACCGTCTGGAAGTTCGACTCGCCCGAGGGCGCGGACACCGCGTCCCGGATCCTGCACGACTCGGCCTCGGAGCACGCGATCCGCATCATCGACACCGCGGTCGTCACGTGGCCCGAGGGCGCGGCCAAGCCGACGACCCGCCACGGTCACCAGGACGAGTGGCGCGGGACCGGCTGGGGCGCGTTCTGGGGGTTGCTGCTCGGGTCGCTCTTCTTCGCCCCCGTCCTCGGTGCCGCGGCCGGCGCCGCGATCGGCGCGTCGTCGAAGGCGATGGCCGCCGTGGGCATCGACAAGGACCAGCTCGACCGCATCCGGGAGGGCGTCACGCCCGGCTCGTCCGCCCTGTTCGTCGTCACCGAGGACGGCGACCTCGACCGCGTCGGCGAGCGGTTCCACGGCACCCACGGGAAGCTCGTCGCCACGAACCTCACGGACGCCGAGCGGAGCACGCTCCTCGAGACGTTCGACTGA
- the guaD gene encoding guanine deaminase — MRGHAVSFKDDPFHSDDALVDIEDALIVCQDGIITAFGTYEETKDAVPPGVEIVHRPGSVLCPGFIDTHVHYVQTGIIGAFGSQLIDWLNHYTFIEEQRFADADHAGEVARVYFDELLRNGTTTALTFCAVYPESVDAFFEESQRRGTRMIGGKVLMDRNAPDALLDTAQTGYDDSKALIERWHGNGRQLYAVTPRFAPTSTPEQLEAASALWHEHPGTFQHTHVSENVGEIQWVRSLFPERSGYLDVYDHYGLLGRRSVLAHGVHLTAAERRRVSETGTAIAHCPTSNLFLGSGLFHVHEAKDSRHPMHVGLGTDVGAGTSFSILATMNEAYKVAELLSYPLNSLKSFYLATLGGARALDLDDKIGSLEVGKEADFLVLDPAATPLLAFRTSTVESTEELLFVLSIMSDDRTVAATYVGGTLAHERKES; from the coding sequence GTGCGAGGCCACGCCGTCTCTTTCAAGGACGACCCGTTCCACTCCGACGACGCCCTCGTCGACATCGAGGACGCGCTGATCGTCTGCCAGGACGGCATCATCACGGCGTTCGGTACCTACGAGGAGACCAAGGACGCCGTCCCTCCAGGCGTCGAGATCGTGCACCGGCCGGGTAGCGTGCTGTGCCCGGGCTTCATCGACACGCACGTCCACTACGTGCAGACCGGCATCATCGGCGCGTTCGGGTCACAGCTCATCGACTGGCTCAACCACTACACGTTCATCGAGGAGCAACGCTTCGCCGATGCCGACCATGCTGGCGAGGTCGCCCGCGTCTACTTCGACGAGCTGCTGCGCAACGGCACGACGACGGCGCTCACGTTCTGTGCGGTGTACCCGGAGTCGGTGGACGCGTTCTTCGAGGAGTCGCAGCGCCGCGGCACCCGGATGATCGGCGGGAAGGTCCTCATGGACCGTAACGCGCCGGACGCGCTCCTCGACACCGCCCAGACCGGCTACGACGACTCGAAGGCCCTGATCGAGCGCTGGCACGGCAACGGTCGCCAGCTCTACGCCGTGACACCCCGGTTCGCCCCCACGAGCACGCCCGAGCAGCTCGAGGCGGCGTCCGCGCTGTGGCACGAGCATCCCGGCACGTTCCAGCACACGCACGTCTCGGAGAACGTCGGGGAGATCCAGTGGGTGCGCTCACTGTTCCCCGAGAGGTCGGGCTACCTCGATGTCTACGACCACTACGGCCTGCTGGGGCGGCGCAGCGTCCTCGCGCACGGCGTCCATCTCACGGCCGCCGAGCGTCGCCGGGTGAGCGAGACGGGCACCGCGATCGCGCACTGCCCGACGTCGAACCTCTTCCTCGGCAGCGGCCTCTTCCACGTCCACGAGGCGAAGGACTCGCGGCACCCGATGCACGTGGGACTCGGGACCGACGTGGGCGCAGGGACGAGCTTCTCGATCCTCGCGACGATGAACGAGGCGTACAAGGTCGCCGAGCTGCTCAGCTACCCGCTGAACTCGCTCAAGTCGTTCTACCTCGCCACCCTGGGCGGAGCCCGGGCTCTCGACCTCGACGACAAGATCGGCTCGCTCGAGGTGGGTAAGGAGGCGGACTTCCTCGTCCTCGACCCGGCGGCCACGCCGCTCCTCGCGTTCCGGACGTCGACCGTGGAGTCGACGGAGGAGCTGCTGTTCGTGCTCTCCATCATGTCCGACGACCGCACGGTCGCCGCCACCTACGTCGGTGGCACCCTCGCCCACGAGCGCAAGGAGTCCTGA
- a CDS encoding MFS transporter, translating to MSSGHAAYHHATTSMFTGTAPSPDETPRRARGRLGGPEAWTIWVLATIFVVWLFAIQTGYGIVSPDIQQDASLTITQVSLAASIYTWVFAVCQFFSGSLLDRYGTRPLLAIAVALVTAGAFLYSATTDFTTLVLAQVVLAIGSSFGFVGAGYVGGKWFAAAKYGLMFGMVQMFASLGSAVSQPAISALLGSMSWQELLAGFGAFGVLLFVGFVFIVRNPVSTPEEAHAAAEAHRGKNVFAEIFADLAACFRNRQVVLSALFAGASFGTMLAVGVLWGPRVQEARGASVGLAAVLSALAWLGLAFGAPLVNVISDRWHSRKWPAVWGLALQAVAVTLFIYGPAKSAGVSVVIMFAVGLLAGTHMLGFTIAGESVSPALIGSASAIVNGVCFIVGGVLEAVPGRLLPAENPGLSDYQSALWIMPAVLALGVVCALFLRERPSSRRDQTSPEPAHPAVTQPER from the coding sequence ATGTCGAGCGGCCACGCGGCGTACCACCACGCCACCACGTCGATGTTCACGGGGACCGCCCCCTCCCCGGACGAGACGCCCCGTCGCGCGCGCGGCCGGCTCGGGGGTCCCGAGGCGTGGACCATCTGGGTCCTCGCGACGATCTTCGTCGTCTGGCTGTTCGCGATCCAGACCGGCTACGGGATCGTCTCGCCCGACATCCAGCAGGACGCGTCGCTGACCATCACCCAGGTCAGCCTCGCGGCGTCGATCTACACCTGGGTCTTCGCGGTGTGCCAGTTCTTCTCCGGCTCGCTGCTCGACCGGTACGGCACGCGCCCGCTCCTCGCGATCGCCGTCGCCCTCGTCACGGCTGGTGCGTTCCTGTACTCGGCGACGACGGACTTCACCACGCTCGTGCTGGCGCAGGTCGTCCTCGCGATCGGCTCGTCGTTCGGCTTCGTCGGGGCGGGCTACGTCGGCGGCAAGTGGTTCGCGGCGGCCAAGTACGGCCTCATGTTCGGCATGGTGCAGATGTTCGCGTCGCTAGGGTCCGCGGTGAGTCAGCCCGCGATCTCGGCCCTGCTCGGCTCGATGTCGTGGCAGGAGCTCCTCGCGGGCTTCGGCGCGTTCGGCGTCCTGCTGTTCGTCGGGTTCGTCTTCATCGTCCGCAACCCGGTCTCGACGCCGGAGGAGGCGCACGCGGCGGCGGAGGCGCACCGCGGCAAGAACGTCTTCGCGGAGATCTTCGCAGACCTCGCGGCGTGCTTCCGCAACCGTCAGGTCGTCCTCTCGGCGCTCTTCGCCGGCGCGTCCTTCGGGACGATGCTCGCCGTCGGCGTGCTGTGGGGACCGCGCGTCCAGGAGGCTCGCGGGGCGTCGGTGGGCCTCGCGGCCGTCCTGTCCGCCCTGGCCTGGCTCGGCCTCGCGTTCGGCGCACCGCTCGTCAACGTCATCTCCGACCGCTGGCACAGCCGCAAGTGGCCCGCGGTGTGGGGGCTCGCCCTCCAGGCCGTCGCCGTCACCCTCTTCATCTACGGCCCCGCGAAGTCCGCCGGCGTGAGCGTCGTCATCATGTTCGCCGTCGGGCTCCTCGCCGGGACGCACATGCTCGGGTTCACCATCGCCGGCGAGTCTGTGTCCCCAGCACTGATCGGCAGCGCCTCGGCCATCGTCAACGGCGTGTGCTTCATCGTCGGCGGCGTCCTCGAGGCAGTCCCTGGTCGGCTCCTACCAGCGGAGAACCCCGGTCTGAGCGATTATCAGTCAGCGCTGTGGATCATGCCGGCGGTGCTCGCGCTCGGCGTCGTGTGCGCACTCTTCCTCCGCGAACGTCCCTCGTCGCGGCGAGACCAGACCTCCCCCGAGCCGGCGCACCCCGCCGTCACACAGCCGGAGCGGTGA
- a CDS encoding sigma-70 family RNA polymerase sigma factor codes for MTDLATPTGLRPGTTTSGAAPLPERDDLDAVLAGHRREITGYCYRMLGSSFEAEDAVQETFLRAWRSYDRFEGRSSLRSWLYRIATNVCFDALGARKRRERPMGLGGPQAPEAENLGQVLPEETWVEPVPDDRVLPHDGDPAQVAVGRETIRLAFVAALQFLPPKQRAVLLLREVLRWQASEVAELLDTSVASVNSALQRARATMAARAHWDSSGLADGAEPAPAPVASNAGLGDEERLLLERYLDAFERYDMDALVAILHEDATLSMPPYPLWMKGTADIVTWMTGPGHECEGSRMVPVAVNGTFGFGQYRRAEGGGHEPWALQVIETEEGRVTAINAFLDTASWFPLFGLPARLDD; via the coding sequence ATGACCGACCTCGCCACCCCCACGGGCCTGCGCCCCGGCACCACCACGTCCGGCGCCGCTCCCCTGCCCGAGCGCGACGACCTCGACGCGGTCCTCGCCGGCCACCGCCGGGAGATCACGGGTTACTGCTACCGCATGCTCGGCTCCTCGTTCGAGGCGGAGGACGCCGTGCAGGAGACGTTCCTGCGCGCGTGGCGCTCCTACGACCGCTTCGAGGGCCGCTCGTCGCTGCGCTCCTGGCTCTACCGCATCGCGACGAACGTGTGCTTCGACGCGCTCGGCGCGCGCAAGCGGCGCGAGCGCCCCATGGGGCTCGGCGGCCCCCAGGCGCCGGAGGCCGAGAACCTGGGACAGGTGCTCCCGGAGGAGACGTGGGTCGAGCCGGTCCCCGACGACCGCGTGCTCCCGCACGACGGCGACCCGGCGCAGGTCGCGGTGGGCCGCGAGACCATCCGGCTCGCGTTCGTCGCGGCGCTGCAGTTCCTGCCGCCGAAGCAGCGCGCCGTGCTCCTGCTGCGCGAGGTGCTGCGCTGGCAGGCGAGCGAGGTCGCGGAGCTGCTCGACACGTCCGTGGCGTCGGTCAACAGCGCGCTGCAGCGAGCGCGCGCGACGATGGCGGCGCGGGCCCACTGGGACAGCTCGGGGCTCGCGGACGGCGCCGAGCCCGCGCCCGCGCCGGTCGCGTCGAACGCCGGGCTCGGCGACGAGGAGAGGCTGCTGCTCGAGCGGTACCTCGACGCGTTCGAGCGCTACGACATGGACGCGCTCGTCGCGATCCTCCACGAGGACGCGACGCTGTCCATGCCGCCGTACCCGCTGTGGATGAAGGGCACGGCGGACATCGTGACCTGGATGACGGGGCCCGGCCACGAGTGCGAGGGGTCCCGCATGGTGCCGGTGGCGGTGAACGGCACGTTCGGTTTCGGTCAGTACCGGCGCGCGGAGGGCGGCGGGCACGAGCCCTGGGCGCTCCAGGTGATCGAGACCGAGGAGGGGCGGGTGACGGCGATCAACGCGTTCCTCGACACGGCCTCGTGGTTTCCGCTGTTCGGCCTCCCCGCGCGCCTCGACGACTGA
- a CDS encoding SpoIIE family protein phosphatase: MTDAQAIRELAQAGLAEPVADESFDRFARLVRRQLGVPSALVTLVLDDEAVLPGALGLPEPYQSQRRTPLSHTFCQFVTSDARPLVVEDARVVPHLASLRAVDDIGVVSYAGFPIFDPHGRAVGSLCAFDGRPRPWSDEDLATLADLASACTSELRLRLARARAKRMQRVALAANRRSRLLLELSESFAAATSVRDVAERLSAVGAGIGARYAGLAMLDASGTRLEYTTLDHLEPGVPLSFRRMRVDDDRGAAIAARTREPLFFRDHAQYTARLPEAAALITSDDVEARSFLPVLAGERLLGVVALAWDAVREFDEDAVKTETTVASYVAHALDRVRLLEERHRVATTLQAAMLTELPSVRSAELAATYASATRTDQVGGDWYDAVVLDDDACVLMIGDVTGHDMRAAAQMGQLRSMLRTFAWCQDEPPAVLLRLLDRANRGLALHSSGTAAVVRLDRTPHGFDVTWSNAGHPSPLVLRADGSVEALDAAPDLMLGVLPGTTRHDHRAHLAHGDTLLLYTDGLVERRGTSYAERLGALQAVLAELTATATSALPDALVRRLVSDQRDDVAVLALRVRHTVARPPGPGRPSVLTRRVEHASSAIGPARRWVDDVLESCDVSSAVRRIAMLLTSEVLTNAVQHGAAPVEAELEVGHRVLRVAVRDGSTSLPRLRSPRPDETGGRGVQFLERCASRWGVDAVDGVPGKTVWFEIDLDD, encoded by the coding sequence ATGACCGACGCCCAGGCGATCCGCGAGCTCGCGCAGGCGGGGCTCGCCGAGCCGGTGGCGGACGAGTCGTTCGACCGGTTCGCGCGCCTCGTGCGGCGACAGCTCGGGGTGCCGTCGGCGCTGGTCACGCTCGTCCTCGACGACGAGGCGGTGCTGCCCGGCGCGCTCGGCCTGCCCGAGCCGTACCAGTCCCAGCGTCGCACGCCCCTGAGCCACACGTTCTGCCAGTTCGTCACGAGCGACGCGCGACCGCTCGTGGTCGAGGACGCGCGGGTCGTCCCGCACCTCGCCTCGCTCCGCGCGGTCGACGACATCGGCGTCGTCTCCTACGCCGGCTTCCCGATCTTCGACCCGCACGGCCGCGCCGTCGGGTCGTTGTGCGCGTTCGACGGGCGGCCGCGCCCGTGGTCCGACGAGGACCTCGCGACCCTCGCCGACCTCGCGTCCGCGTGCACCTCCGAGCTGCGGCTCCGCCTCGCCCGGGCGCGGGCGAAGCGCATGCAGCGCGTCGCGCTCGCGGCGAACCGGCGGTCCCGTCTCCTCCTGGAGCTCTCCGAGTCGTTCGCCGCCGCGACGTCGGTGCGCGACGTCGCGGAGCGGCTCTCGGCGGTCGGCGCCGGGATCGGCGCCCGCTACGCGGGCCTCGCGATGCTCGACGCGAGCGGCACCCGGCTCGAGTACACGACGCTCGACCACCTGGAGCCGGGCGTCCCCCTGTCGTTCCGCCGGATGCGGGTCGACGACGACCGCGGCGCCGCGATCGCCGCCCGCACGCGCGAGCCCCTGTTCTTCCGCGACCACGCCCAGTACACCGCGCGGCTCCCCGAGGCGGCCGCGCTCATCACGTCCGACGACGTCGAGGCGCGCTCGTTCCTCCCCGTCCTCGCGGGGGAGCGGCTGCTGGGCGTCGTCGCGCTGGCCTGGGACGCGGTCCGGGAGTTCGACGAGGACGCCGTGAAGACGGAGACGACGGTCGCGTCGTACGTCGCGCACGCGCTCGACCGCGTCCGGCTCCTGGAGGAGCGGCACCGCGTCGCGACGACGCTCCAGGCGGCGATGCTCACCGAGCTCCCGTCGGTGCGCAGCGCGGAGCTCGCCGCGACGTACGCGTCCGCGACCCGCACCGACCAGGTCGGCGGCGACTGGTACGACGCCGTGGTGCTCGACGACGACGCGTGCGTCCTCATGATCGGGGACGTCACCGGCCACGACATGCGCGCCGCCGCGCAGATGGGCCAGCTCCGCTCCATGCTGCGCACGTTCGCGTGGTGCCAGGACGAGCCGCCCGCCGTCCTGCTCCGGCTCCTGGACCGGGCCAACCGCGGCCTCGCGCTGCACTCCAGCGGCACGGCCGCCGTCGTGCGGCTCGACCGCACCCCGCACGGGTTCGACGTCACGTGGTCGAACGCCGGGCACCCCTCCCCGCTGGTGCTGCGGGCCGACGGCAGCGTCGAGGCGCTCGACGCCGCCCCGGACCTCATGCTGGGCGTCCTGCCCGGCACCACGCGGCACGACCACCGCGCGCACCTCGCGCACGGGGACACGCTCCTCCTCTACACCGACGGCCTCGTCGAGCGGCGCGGCACGTCCTACGCCGAGCGGCTCGGCGCCCTGCAGGCCGTCCTCGCCGAGCTCACGGCGACCGCGACGTCCGCCCTGCCCGACGCGCTCGTGCGCCGGCTCGTGTCCGACCAGCGCGACGACGTCGCCGTCCTCGCGCTGCGCGTCCGGCACACCGTCGCCCGACCGCCCGGCCCGGGGCGGCCGTCCGTCCTGACGCGCCGGGTCGAGCACGCGTCGTCGGCGATCGGTCCCGCCCGCCGCTGGGTGGACGACGTCCTCGAGAGCTGTGACGTGTCGTCGGCGGTCCGGCGCATCGCGATGCTCCTCACGAGCGAGGTGCTGACCAACGCGGTGCAGCACGGCGCGGCGCCGGTCGAGGCGGAGCTCGAGGTCGGGCACCGCGTCCTGCGCGTCGCCGTGCGGGACGGCTCGACGTCCCTCCCGCGGCTCCGGTCCCCGCGCCCGGACGAGACGGGCGGCCGGGGCGTGCAGTTCCTCGAGCGCTGCGCGTCGCGCTGGGGCGTCGACGCCGTCGACGGCGTCCCGGGCAAGACCGTGTGGTTCGAGATCGACCTCGACGACTGA
- a CDS encoding SigE family RNA polymerase sigma factor: MTATGAAGPVGGTGGLELLLDAAGDEHQDDGQDGAATVEVDLVARRTRDQEFSAFMRDARDPLHRMAYLLCGDRHRAEELTQHALERTYRAWSRARERDPLAYARRVLANLRVDTWRRTRREVLAGPDELTQAEGAGRQGRPGTGEPTASVDDRDAVVRALLTLPVKQRRVVVMRHLLDLSESEVAAELGMPVGTVKSTASRGLARLRAILGAPEGTAPAPTTTTLTSPTTWTSGRTPR; encoded by the coding sequence GTGACCGCGACGGGTGCGGCCGGACCGGTCGGGGGGACCGGCGGGCTCGAGCTGCTGCTCGACGCCGCAGGCGACGAGCATCAGGACGACGGGCAGGACGGCGCGGCGACGGTCGAGGTCGACCTCGTCGCCCGGCGCACGCGCGACCAGGAGTTCTCGGCGTTCATGCGGGACGCCCGCGACCCCCTGCACCGCATGGCGTACCTGCTCTGCGGGGACCGGCACCGGGCGGAGGAGCTCACGCAGCACGCGCTGGAGCGGACCTACCGCGCGTGGTCGCGGGCCCGCGAGCGCGACCCCCTCGCCTACGCCCGCCGCGTGCTCGCCAACCTGCGCGTCGACACGTGGCGCCGCACGCGGCGCGAGGTGCTCGCCGGGCCGGACGAGCTCACGCAGGCGGAGGGCGCCGGACGTCAGGGCCGCCCCGGCACCGGGGAGCCGACGGCTTCCGTCGACGACCGCGACGCCGTCGTGCGCGCGCTCCTGACGCTCCCGGTCAAGCAGCGTCGCGTCGTCGTCATGCGGCACCTGCTCGACCTCAGCGAGAGCGAGGTCGCCGCCGAGCTGGGCATGCCCGTCGGCACCGTGAAGTCGACGGCCTCCCGGGGCCTCGCCCGCCTGCGGGCGATCCTCGGCGCACCCGAGGGCACCGCTCCCGCCCCGACGACCACCACCCTGACCTCCCCGACCACCTGGACCTCCGGAAGGACACCCCGATGA
- a CDS encoding 2,3-bisphosphoglycerate-dependent phosphoglycerate mutase → MGSSPGAPPGSSDGGPAGTLVLVRHGQSTFNAGDRFTGLLDVPLSDVGVAEAGRAARLLADAVAREPALVPRRVVTSPLVRASTTAAIVADALPGPPPLAVEWRLVERHYGAFTDKPRDVVRRDYGEAAYWRYRRSYLHRPPPLAADDPARPLVDDTLLRLPDAARAALRPDAESLADVVERLRPFWAATRAALTRGESLLVVGHGNSLRALSVLVDDLTPEEVQDLDVPTGHPLVHRFAPGPDSTHVPEVRGGTYLDAHGAEHALGDLRSRGGT, encoded by the coding sequence ATGGGCTCGTCGCCGGGGGCGCCGCCCGGGTCGTCGGACGGCGGTCCTGCCGGCACCCTCGTCCTCGTGCGCCACGGGCAGAGCACGTTCAACGCGGGCGACCGCTTCACCGGCCTCCTCGACGTGCCGCTCTCGGACGTCGGGGTCGCGGAGGCCGGGCGCGCGGCCCGGCTGCTCGCCGACGCCGTCGCGCGCGAGCCCGCCCTGGTCCCCCGCCGCGTCGTGACGTCCCCGCTCGTGCGCGCGTCGACGACGGCCGCGATCGTCGCCGACGCGCTCCCCGGGCCGCCCCCGCTCGCCGTCGAGTGGCGCCTCGTCGAGCGCCACTACGGCGCGTTCACGGACAAGCCGCGCGACGTCGTCCGGCGCGACTACGGCGAGGCGGCCTACTGGCGCTACCGCCGCTCCTACCTGCACCGCCCGCCCCCGCTCGCGGCCGACGACCCCGCGCGCCCGCTCGTCGACGACACGCTCCTCCGCCTGCCCGACGCCGCGCGCGCCGCCCTGCGCCCCGACGCCGAGTCGCTCGCGGACGTCGTCGAGCGGCTCCGCCCCTTCTGGGCCGCGACCCGCGCGGCGCTCACGCGGGGCGAGTCGTTGCTCGTCGTCGGGCACGGCAACTCGCTGCGCGCGCTGTCCGTGCTCGTGGACGACCTCACGCCCGAGGAGGTCCAGGACCTCGACGTGCCCACCGGTCACCCGCTCGTCCACCGCTTCGCTCCCGGCCCCGACAGCACGCACGTCCCGGAGGTCCGGGGCGGCACCTACCTCGACGCGCACGGTGCCGAGCACGCGCTCGGCGACCTCAGGTCCCGCGGCGGCACCTGA